The Tamandua tetradactyla isolate mTamTet1 chromosome 13, mTamTet1.pri, whole genome shotgun sequence genome segment AGACCCCTCCAGTCCTCTGATTGTCCTTTGCCTGAAAAAACAGCCCTGGAAAGTGTTCCAGATAGATACTCCAtttacaatgaaaaagaaaagaacctggAAGAAAGCATAAGCATTCTTGAAAAGAGCTACagtaatgaagaaaaatgcaagaGCACTTTAGCCAATGGTGACTGGAAACAGGAGAGTCCACTTCCTAAAAATTCAACAGCAATGGCACACACAAAGGAGACAgaaacatacaaaaagaaagtTGCAGAACAGACGTATTTTTGCAAACAGCTTGCCAAGAGGAAGTGGCAACTGTATAAAAACTACTGTGGAGAAACTGTGGCGctctttaaaaacaaagtattttCAGCACTTTTTATCGCCATCTTACTGTTTGACATTGGAGGGTTTCCACCTTCATTACTTATGGAAGATGTAGCAAGAAGTTCAAATGTGAACGAAGAAGATTTTATTATGCCTCTCGTTTCCATTCTTGGCATCATGACAGCAGTTGGTAAACTCCTTTTAGGGATACTGGCTGACTTCAAGTGGATCAATACCCTCTATCTCTACATAGCTACCTTAATCATCATGGGCCTGGCCTTGTGTGCAATTCCCCTTGCCAAAAGTTATGTCACGTTAGCAATACTTTCTGCAATCTTAGGATTTCTTACTGGTAATTGGTCCATTTTCCCATATGTGACCACCAAGACTGTGGGGATTGAAAAATTAGCCCATGCCTATGGGATATTAATGTTCTTTGCTGGACTTGGAAATAGCCTTGGACCACCAATTGTCGGTAAGATATTTATCTGAACGTCAACCCATTTTACTGGTCTCCATTATACACCTCCAGATagagaaatacagaaaacataaatagaaaaatatagaagTTTGTCACAATGGCACAGATTTGCACAAAATAAATCTGTGTGGACTGTCTCATGCTAATGATTTCTTGAAAATCACTTTTGATATACTTGAAAGACCCAATATTCTTGCTCCGGAATTCATGTTCAGCCTTTATTTGAGAGAAACTCAACATGCCTCCTTTCCTTATCCAGAGAATTGAGTCTCCTCTTCTCTCAATAGATTGCTTTGGAAGTAGGTGGGGGTATTTATGACATGTCCTAATCCTAACTGCATACGGAGGCGTGTAGGGCGTGGGCTTCATAATCACACTACTTCTGAGAAGCTAATTTTTGTTCTTACTCTCTTTTCAGGTTGGTTTTATGACTGGACACAGACCTATGATATCGCATTTTATTTCAGTGGCTTCTGCGTTCTGATAGGAGGTCTCATTCTCCTGCTGGCAGCCTTACCCTTCTGGGGCACATGCAATAAGCTCCCCAAGCCAGCGCCGACGATGTATTTATACAAAGTCGCCTCTAATGCTTAGAAGAATATTGGAATGCactattttgccatttttatactataatgcaaaaatatttttaacaaattcttaAATTCGCAAGAGTCAAGactgttttctctttataaaatttcACAGTGGCTGGCTTTGAATGaagcaatgttttcttttttacgtGCTCCTCTTCTCCGcatactgcatatatatatatatatagcttctatctactgtatttttttccctcccttttcttttttccaagaaGTGGCACTATTCTGTTCTACTGTAttcctttagttttttaaattgtagaaaatTTGGCCAGCCTCAGAAAGCTTCTGCTGAGTGAAGAAGTGCAGCTTCTCTACAGACTCCGTTAGTTCCACTGCAAGGCTTCTAGAGGCAGCGTTTCTATTTTAAAACTGCTGCAAGTAGCTTGATGAGAAATGTGTGAAGGCCACTGGGGAATAAATAACCCTCTTCTGTATGCTAGGCTAActaggaaatagaagacttcaagcCAACCAGGAAATGAATGCGAAATCTAGAAGAGCACTAAGAAGTGCAGTGAAGCaaagtaataattttttaaaaagatattttcaaattacaGTCACCAGGTTTCTTTACTCTTTATGTTGCTGAAGCACCCACCTATTTGATGCTCACTGAGCAGCATAACCAGTTTCGGTTCCTAAGACATTTGCCGAGATGCAGACGAGCCCCAAGCAGGGAGCAGTCCCTGCAGCCTTTCTTTGTGGTGAGCCACTAGAACCTCGCACACTTTTGTTTGTTAGCTCAGCTGATGTCTCCCAACAAGTGCTGATTTTACCTGTTTCCAAATTGGAAATGCATTTATCACCCATTCCATTCTGCAAATGGGAAACACCCATTTGCTTTGGGCACAGCAGGGATAGATTGCACATCCTTGTACATCTGCCCAGTGAAACATTTATTTGCCAGGATCAGATTTTACCactattacattttaatttaaggGTAAaacttaaagagagaaagagagagagagagagagagagagagagtgtgtgtgtgtgtgtgtgtgcgtgtgtgtgtgtgtgtgtgtggtgtgcacGTGTTATGCCCTATGTCTTCATGGGAAGGGGAAAGGGCAATAAGCAATTGATACACTAatatagtttctttctttcttctgtagatcttttttaaaatgtaggtgCCTGGGTCCCACCCTGAGCGATTTTAATTCTGTAGGTTTAGGCTGTGGCCTAAGCATACATGTTTTTAATAAGCTCCTCGAGTGAATCTGATAATCTAGCCTGCGTTAAGAATGGCTGTTAGAAGATTTTCAATAGAGGAATATTTATTCtcttaaag includes the following:
- the SLC16A9 gene encoding monocarboxylate transporter 9 is translated as MEFKKSPDGGWGWVIVLVSFFTQFLCYGSPLAVGVLYIEWLDAFGEGKGKTAWIGSLASGVGLLASPVCSFCVSSFGARPVTIFSGFMVAGGLMLSSFAPNIYFLFFSYGIVVGLGCGLLYTATVTITCQYFDSRRGLALGLISTGSSIGLFIYAALQRLLIEFYGLDGCLLIVGALALNILACGSLMRPLQSSDCPLPEKTALESVPDRYSIYNEKEKNLEESISILEKSYSNEEKCKSTLANGDWKQESPLPKNSTAMAHTKETETYKKKVAEQTYFCKQLAKRKWQLYKNYCGETVALFKNKVFSALFIAILLFDIGGFPPSLLMEDVARSSNVNEEDFIMPLVSILGIMTAVGKLLLGILADFKWINTLYLYIATLIIMGLALCAIPLAKSYVTLAILSAILGFLTGNWSIFPYVTTKTVGIEKLAHAYGILMFFAGLGNSLGPPIVGWFYDWTQTYDIAFYFSGFCVLIGGLILLLAALPFWGTCNKLPKPAPTMYLYKVASNA